From Herbiconiux flava, one genomic window encodes:
- a CDS encoding ATP-dependent helicase, with protein sequence MIGTSSEELLEALDPQQRIAARALLGPVCILAGAGTGKTRAITHRIAYGVATGVYSPGRVMALTFTSRAAAELRSRLRPLGAGGVAARTFHAAALSQLNYFWPQVIGGEAPRIVENKARAIAHAAETLRLRVDTATLRDVAAEIEWRKVSNLSLADYELKARTVRTMPSNLSVEQMIELQERYEALKDERRQLDFEDVLLATAGMIEIEPSVAIQVREQYRFFVVDEYQDVSPLQHHLLQLWLGDRRDLCVVGDASQTIYSFAGASADFLLDFPRRHESATVVTLEQNYRSTPPIVASANRLMRGRPGALTLHSAASDSDAVADTPPEPTVTAYRHDLDEAAGVAAEIARLVESGTPPQDIAVLYRINAQSAPLEQALTAAGVSYQLRGATRFFDQPDVKRAVMELRAASVSISDEPLFKSVSDVLRSRGWTQVPPEGVGAVRDRWESLNALIGLAESMPAGTTFRQFTDELMERQSSQHEPTVRAVTLATLHSAKGLEWPAVFIVGVSEGLLPISYASGLEGVDEERRLLYVGITRARERLQLSWAAAGIRRGAARTASRFLAETGIRSVDAD encoded by the coding sequence ATGATCGGCACCTCGTCGGAGGAGCTGCTGGAGGCCCTCGATCCGCAGCAGCGGATCGCGGCGCGGGCGCTGCTCGGCCCGGTCTGCATCCTCGCCGGAGCCGGCACGGGCAAGACCCGGGCCATCACGCACCGGATCGCCTACGGCGTCGCCACCGGGGTGTACTCGCCTGGCCGCGTGATGGCGCTGACCTTCACCTCCCGCGCCGCGGCCGAGCTGCGCTCGCGACTGCGTCCGCTGGGCGCGGGAGGGGTCGCCGCGCGCACCTTCCACGCCGCCGCGCTGTCGCAGCTCAACTACTTCTGGCCGCAGGTGATCGGGGGAGAGGCTCCCCGCATCGTCGAGAACAAGGCGCGGGCGATCGCCCACGCGGCCGAGACGCTGCGCCTGCGGGTCGACACGGCGACCCTCCGCGACGTCGCCGCCGAGATCGAGTGGCGGAAGGTCTCGAACCTCTCGCTCGCGGACTACGAGCTGAAGGCGCGCACCGTGCGCACGATGCCCTCGAACCTCTCGGTCGAGCAGATGATCGAGCTGCAGGAGCGCTACGAGGCGCTGAAGGACGAGCGCCGGCAGCTCGATTTCGAGGACGTGCTGCTCGCCACCGCGGGGATGATCGAGATCGAGCCGTCGGTGGCCATCCAGGTGCGGGAGCAGTACCGGTTCTTCGTGGTCGACGAGTACCAGGACGTCTCCCCGCTGCAGCACCACCTCCTCCAGCTCTGGCTCGGTGACCGCCGCGACCTCTGCGTGGTCGGCGACGCGAGCCAGACGATCTACTCCTTCGCCGGGGCGAGCGCGGACTTCCTGCTCGACTTCCCCCGCCGGCACGAGAGCGCCACCGTGGTGACGCTCGAGCAGAACTACCGCTCGACCCCGCCGATCGTCGCCTCGGCCAACCGCCTGATGCGCGGCCGCCCCGGCGCCCTGACGCTGCACTCGGCAGCGAGTGATTCGGACGCTGTGGCCGACACCCCGCCCGAGCCCACCGTCACCGCCTACCGCCACGACCTCGACGAGGCCGCCGGCGTCGCCGCCGAGATCGCCCGCCTCGTCGAGTCGGGCACTCCTCCGCAGGACATCGCGGTGCTCTACCGCATCAACGCCCAGTCGGCCCCGCTCGAGCAGGCCCTCACCGCCGCCGGCGTCAGCTATCAGCTGCGCGGCGCCACCCGATTCTTCGACCAGCCCGACGTGAAGCGTGCGGTGATGGAGCTGCGCGCCGCCTCGGTGTCGATCTCGGACGAGCCCCTCTTCAAGTCGGTCAGCGACGTGCTCCGCTCCCGCGGCTGGACCCAGGTGCCGCCCGAGGGCGTCGGAGCGGTGCGCGACCGCTGGGAGTCGCTCAACGCGCTGATCGGGCTCGCCGAGAGCATGCCCGCCGGCACGACCTTCCGGCAGTTCACCGACGAGCTGATGGAGCGTCAGTCGTCCCAGCACGAGCCCACGGTGCGCGCCGTGACGCTCGCCACCCTGCACTCGGCCAAGGGCCTGGAGTGGCCGGCGGTCTTCATCGTCGGAGTCTCCGAGGGTCTGCTGCCGATCAGCTACGCCTCGGGCCTCGAGGGGGTCGACGAGGAGCGGAGACTGCTCTACGTCGGCATCACCCGGGCCCGGGAACGGCTGCAGCTCTCGTGGGCGGCGGCCGGGATCCGGCGTGGGGCGGCGAGGACGGCGTCGCGCTTCCTGGCAGAGACCGGCATCCGCAGCGTGGATGCGGACTGA
- the nudC gene encoding NAD(+) diphosphatase: MSRAFPSSLPLSRHRIDRDHDTRSDPAALDRLWSSERARVLVLHRGLALASTGSDPEGWDGFGEPPADRRTELALLRPDELGADSDSADSDSADSESADNDSADTHTADTAAGQVRLYLGILLDADDRPTGAPVFAVTVPDARADALVAERPGASWVNLRLVATELDDSAAGVFTEALAMMNWHAVSSHCPRCGATTTVETGGWVRRCTVEGVELFPRTDAAVIVGIVDAEERLLLGSNALWEKNRYSLLAGFVEPGESLEAAAIREIAEESGVVIADPEYVGSQPWPFPASLMVGFMARVADDGAAGERPDGDEIVDLRWFSREEIVDPDNGILLPGPSSIARAIIERWYGGPLLPRNTPSDVVLPADAAADERPVPSGSGEG; encoded by the coding sequence ATGTCCCGCGCTTTCCCGTCTTCGCTGCCCCTCTCGCGGCACCGCATCGATCGGGACCACGACACCCGTTCCGACCCCGCCGCCCTCGACCGGCTCTGGTCCTCCGAGCGCGCCCGCGTGCTCGTGCTGCACCGCGGCCTCGCACTCGCCTCGACCGGCTCCGACCCCGAGGGCTGGGACGGCTTCGGCGAGCCGCCGGCCGACCGCCGCACCGAGCTCGCCCTCCTCCGCCCCGACGAGCTCGGCGCCGACAGCGACTCCGCCGACAGCGACTCCGCCGACAGCGAGTCCGCTGACAACGACTCCGCCGACACTCACACCGCCGACACCGCCGCCGGCCAGGTCCGCCTCTACCTCGGCATCCTGCTCGACGCCGACGACCGGCCGACGGGTGCCCCGGTGTTCGCGGTCACGGTTCCGGATGCCCGCGCTGACGCCCTCGTCGCCGAACGCCCGGGCGCCTCCTGGGTCAACCTCCGTCTCGTGGCGACCGAGCTCGACGACAGCGCCGCCGGAGTCTTCACCGAGGCCCTGGCGATGATGAACTGGCACGCCGTCAGCAGCCACTGCCCGCGCTGCGGTGCGACCACCACGGTCGAGACCGGCGGCTGGGTGCGGCGGTGCACCGTCGAGGGCGTCGAGCTCTTCCCGCGCACCGACGCGGCCGTGATCGTCGGCATCGTCGACGCCGAGGAGCGGCTGCTGCTCGGGTCGAACGCGCTCTGGGAGAAGAATCGCTACTCGCTGCTGGCCGGCTTCGTGGAGCCGGGGGAGTCGCTCGAGGCGGCGGCGATCCGCGAGATCGCCGAGGAGTCGGGAGTGGTCATCGCCGACCCCGAGTACGTGGGCTCGCAGCCGTGGCCGTTCCCGGCATCGCTCATGGTGGGCTTCATGGCCCGGGTCGCCGACGACGGAGCGGCGGGCGAGCGCCCCGACGGCGACGAGATCGTCGACCTGCGGTGGTTCAGCCGCGAGGAGATCGTCGACCCGGACAACGGCATCCTGCTGCCCGGCCCTTCCTCGATCGCGCGCGCGATCATCGAGCGCTGGTACGGCGGACCGCTGCTGCCGCGCAACACCCCGTCCGACGTGGTGCTGCCCGCCGACGCCGCGGCCGATGAGCGACCGGTGCCGAGCGGTTCGGGAGAGGGATGA
- a CDS encoding phosphotransferase yields the protein MARSHFTLAALATSAVAGADIVATRPLSTNTVGRFDSAVVTLRSGDELVVRVPRDDDAGSEQSRDLVALNALTPGVRSRLLFHVPAFLGQTPVGDTRAVVYDYIPGRPGSLGDVGGEESGSDSIGRAIAGIHSLPTSVVSDAGLPSNSAGQIAATSRKLTDRAAASGRVPKELLTRWSLALEDSALWQFQPTVVHGALAPESFLIAADQVTGILNWHNLRVGDPALDLFWLNSATHIESADRVYAAYARAVTKPADHQLRKRARLYAELEIARWLLHGVDSRDEAIIADAENMLAGLHATVQNDLLNPLSTDTGQIMGLEDVEALLDRTPVSGGVAAGAARAGSGLGPLSTDHANRIAED from the coding sequence ATGGCGAGATCCCACTTCACTCTAGCCGCGCTCGCGACCTCGGCCGTCGCCGGGGCGGACATCGTCGCGACCCGCCCGCTCTCCACGAACACCGTGGGCCGCTTCGACTCGGCGGTCGTCACGCTGCGCTCGGGCGACGAACTGGTGGTGCGGGTACCGCGCGACGACGACGCCGGCTCGGAGCAGTCGCGCGACCTCGTCGCTCTGAACGCGCTGACGCCCGGCGTGCGCTCGCGTCTGCTCTTCCACGTGCCGGCCTTCCTCGGCCAGACGCCGGTCGGCGACACCCGGGCCGTGGTCTACGACTACATCCCCGGCCGCCCCGGGTCGCTCGGCGACGTCGGGGGCGAGGAGAGCGGGTCCGACTCGATCGGGCGGGCGATCGCGGGCATCCACTCGCTGCCCACCTCGGTGGTGTCGGATGCGGGGCTGCCCTCCAACTCGGCCGGCCAGATCGCCGCCACCTCCCGCAAGCTCACCGACCGTGCCGCCGCGTCGGGCCGGGTGCCCAAGGAGCTGCTGACCCGCTGGTCGCTGGCGCTGGAGGACAGCGCGCTCTGGCAGTTCCAGCCGACGGTGGTGCACGGGGCGCTCGCGCCGGAGTCGTTCCTGATCGCGGCCGACCAGGTCACGGGCATCCTGAACTGGCACAACCTGCGGGTCGGCGACCCGGCTCTCGACCTGTTCTGGCTCAACTCGGCGACCCACATCGAGAGCGCCGACCGCGTCTACGCCGCCTACGCGCGCGCCGTGACGAAGCCGGCCGACCACCAGCTGCGCAAGCGCGCCCGCCTCTACGCGGAGCTCGAGATCGCGCGCTGGCTGCTGCACGGGGTCGACAGCCGCGACGAGGCCATCATCGCCGACGCCGAGAACATGCTCGCGGGCCTGCACGCAACCGTGCAGAACGACCTGCTCAACCCACTGTCGACCGACACCGGCCAGATCATGGGGCTCGAGGACGTCGAGGCGCTGCTCGACCGCACCCCCGTCTCGGGCGGGGTCGCCGCGGGCGCTGCGCGCGCCGGCTCGGGGCTCGGCCCGCTCTCGACCGACCACGCGAACCGCATCGCGGAGGACTGA
- a CDS encoding ATP-dependent DNA helicase, with amino-acid sequence MSDALFDLADLDDPQAFVAPRGAGAGHPAPESGGGSGPASGQASVHGSADAHPLTRTPGGLIPAVEIADRLGLPRPTEQQRAVIEAPLDPRIVVAGAGSGKTETMANRVVWLIANGLVEVPEVLGLTFTRKAAGELAERIRKRLAQLAEARVTEREPDPFDAPEIATYNAFANSIFRENAVLIGREGEAAVLSEASAWQLARSVVVTSRDERLLGIDRSVDVVTSAVLNLSRALSENVTGSGPVSRYAERFQALAELPKGKSSRGGAVFGYLESAIAPVASLPLLLDLADEYAAEKVRRGYVEFSDQIALALEIVESTPRVVADYRDRFRVVLLDEYQDTSVVQTRLLSALFREHAVMAVGDPHQSIYGWRGASAANLARFRADFGDTRRGPGLAAVAPEPAGAMLSAGAGAGAGAGAGAGAAAEAIAVSPAAAAEGSAATATSGAIAVSPAAAAEGSAATATSGVAPFALSTSWRNPEVVLQAANALVRPLTATSGIPVEELGPRPGVVAGRLDVGFSETVREEAEQVAAWLQEQLRPRPDGTRPSAALLCRSVKKIEPFTAALEARGVRYHVLGIGGLLGQPAVADLVSTLRVLYYPTAGSDLLRVLAGARWRIGTKDLMALRALASWIAERDHRFQKLEPEVSGRLRGSVVDDEDRSIVDALDFLATARPDHRALEPFSEAGLDRLRRAAGQFAHLRTRAGLGLVDFVDLVQQELLLDIEVLASPHHTLGRASLDAFTEQLTSFLALDPTAGLGDFLSWLEEAEKRDRLEPRSEEAEPGTVQILTIHGAKGLEWDVVAIPRMVEGELPGDPRSSRGWLSFGELPFDFRGDSAELPKLAWQGLDTQSDFKPALDSFQADNASQYAAEQRRLIYVAVTRAREMLLLTGSFWTTGVKRPRGPGLYLRELESIGLIAEGVLQDAPEHEDNPLAEAESWVSWPRDPLGGRRSRVESAAASVRAADPAASTPWDHDIELLLAERARLRADVPLDVPVRIPASRFKDYVSDPQAVVRALQRPMPERPYRQTRLGTRFHSWVEEMFRRDGADALVDLPTLGADHVDGLPGYDLFDDLNDLDELDDLPTLGDLDELDALVDLDELDDLGGPGDLDDLAGAATAEGSHDEAGRGVGGSNREPSAASAEDARFAELIETFQRSPFAARRPEEVEVEIHLVLGGRIVVCKIDAIFAEGGRFEVVDWKTGRAPVDAADLELKQLQLALYRLAYARWKGIDVDLVDASFYFVADDTVIRPERLYSETELEALLRDAAL; translated from the coding sequence ATGAGCGACGCGCTGTTCGACCTCGCCGACCTCGACGATCCGCAGGCCTTCGTCGCGCCGCGGGGCGCGGGGGCCGGGCATCCGGCGCCTGAATCGGGTGGCGGGTCGGGGCCGGCATCAGGGCAGGCATCGGTGCACGGGTCAGCGGATGCGCATCCCCTCACCCGCACGCCCGGCGGCCTCATCCCGGCCGTCGAGATCGCCGACCGGCTGGGGCTGCCGCGGCCGACCGAGCAGCAGCGTGCGGTGATCGAGGCGCCGCTCGACCCGCGCATCGTCGTCGCCGGGGCGGGCAGCGGCAAGACCGAGACCATGGCGAACCGTGTGGTCTGGCTGATCGCGAACGGGCTGGTGGAGGTGCCCGAGGTGCTCGGGCTGACCTTCACACGCAAGGCGGCGGGGGAGCTGGCGGAGCGCATCCGCAAGCGTCTCGCGCAGCTGGCCGAGGCGCGGGTCACCGAGCGGGAGCCCGACCCGTTCGATGCGCCCGAGATCGCGACCTACAACGCGTTCGCGAACAGCATCTTCCGGGAGAACGCCGTGCTGATCGGCCGCGAGGGCGAGGCGGCCGTGCTGAGCGAGGCGTCGGCCTGGCAGCTGGCGCGGTCGGTCGTGGTGACGAGTCGCGACGAGCGGCTGCTCGGCATCGACCGGTCGGTCGACGTGGTGACGTCGGCGGTGCTGAACCTCAGCCGCGCGCTGAGCGAGAACGTGACCGGGTCGGGGCCGGTGTCGCGCTATGCCGAGAGGTTCCAGGCGCTGGCCGAGCTGCCGAAGGGAAAGAGCTCCCGGGGTGGCGCCGTGTTCGGCTACCTCGAGTCGGCGATCGCGCCGGTGGCGTCGCTGCCGCTGCTGCTCGACCTGGCCGACGAGTACGCGGCCGAGAAGGTGCGGCGCGGGTACGTCGAGTTCTCCGACCAGATCGCGCTCGCGTTGGAGATCGTGGAGAGCACGCCGCGGGTGGTGGCGGACTACCGGGACCGCTTCCGCGTCGTGCTGCTGGATGAGTACCAGGACACGAGCGTCGTGCAGACGCGCCTGCTCTCGGCTTTGTTCCGCGAGCACGCGGTGATGGCGGTGGGGGACCCGCATCAGTCGATCTACGGCTGGCGCGGGGCGAGCGCGGCGAACCTGGCGCGGTTCCGGGCCGACTTCGGCGACACCCGGCGTGGGCCGGGCCTGGCGGCGGTTGCGCCGGAGCCGGCTGGTGCCATGCTCTCCGCGGGTGCGGGTGCGGGTGCGGGTGCGGGTGCGGGTGCGGGTGCGGCGGCCGAGGCGATCGCCGTGTCTCCAGCTGCCGCTGCCGAGGGGTCCGCCGCGACCGCGACGTCCGGGGCGATCGCCGTGTCTCCAGCTGCCGCTGCCGAGGGGTCCGCCGCGACCGCGACGTCCGGTGTGGCGCCGTTCGCCTTGTCGACAAGCTGGCGGAACCCCGAGGTGGTGCTCCAGGCGGCCAACGCACTGGTGCGGCCGCTGACCGCCACCTCGGGCATCCCGGTCGAGGAGTTGGGGCCGCGCCCGGGCGTGGTCGCAGGGCGGCTCGACGTCGGCTTCAGCGAGACCGTGCGCGAGGAGGCCGAGCAGGTCGCGGCGTGGCTGCAGGAGCAGCTGCGCCCCCGCCCCGACGGCACGCGCCCGTCGGCGGCGCTGCTCTGCCGCTCGGTGAAGAAGATCGAGCCGTTCACGGCCGCGCTCGAGGCGCGGGGCGTCCGATACCACGTGCTCGGCATCGGCGGTCTGCTCGGCCAGCCCGCCGTCGCCGACCTCGTGTCGACGCTCCGCGTCCTCTACTACCCGACCGCGGGGTCCGACCTCCTGCGCGTGCTCGCCGGCGCCCGCTGGCGCATCGGCACGAAAGACTTGATGGCCCTCCGCGCCCTCGCCTCCTGGATCGCCGAACGCGACCACCGCTTCCAGAAGCTCGAGCCCGAGGTCTCCGGCCGGCTCCGCGGTTCGGTCGTCGACGACGAGGACAGGTCCATCGTCGACGCCCTCGACTTCCTCGCCACCGCGCGGCCCGACCATCGCGCTCTCGAGCCCTTCAGCGAGGCCGGCCTCGACCGGCTCCGCCGCGCCGCCGGGCAGTTCGCCCACCTCCGCACCCGCGCGGGCCTCGGTCTGGTCGACTTCGTCGACCTCGTGCAGCAGGAGCTCCTCCTCGATATCGAGGTGCTCGCCAGCCCCCACCACACCCTCGGCCGCGCCAGCCTCGACGCCTTCACCGAGCAGCTGACGTCGTTCCTCGCGCTCGATCCGACCGCGGGCCTCGGCGACTTCCTGTCCTGGCTCGAGGAGGCGGAGAAGCGCGACCGCCTCGAGCCGCGCAGCGAGGAGGCCGAGCCCGGCACGGTCCAGATCCTCACCATCCACGGCGCGAAAGGTCTCGAGTGGGACGTCGTCGCCATCCCGCGGATGGTCGAGGGCGAGCTGCCCGGTGACCCGCGTTCGAGCCGCGGCTGGCTGAGCTTCGGCGAGCTGCCGTTCGATTTCCGGGGCGACAGCGCCGAGCTGCCCAAGCTCGCCTGGCAGGGGCTCGACACGCAGAGCGACTTCAAGCCGGCCCTCGACTCCTTCCAGGCCGACAACGCGTCGCAGTACGCCGCCGAGCAGCGCCGCCTCATCTACGTCGCGGTCACCCGCGCGCGCGAGATGCTCCTGCTCACCGGCTCCTTCTGGACGACCGGCGTCAAGCGCCCCCGCGGCCCCGGCCTCTACCTCCGCGAGCTCGAGTCGATCGGGCTGATCGCCGAGGGCGTGCTGCAGGATGCGCCCGAGCACGAAGACAACCCGCTGGCAGAAGCGGAGAGCTGGGTCAGCTGGCCGCGCGACCCCCTCGGCGGCCGGCGCTCGCGGGTCGAGTCGGCGGCGGCCTCAGTGCGGGCCGCCGACCCGGCCGCGTCCACCCCTTGGGACCACGACATCGAGCTGCTGCTGGCCGAGCGGGCGCGGCTCCGCGCCGACGTGCCGCTCGACGTGCCGGTGCGCATCCCGGCGTCGCGCTTCAAGGACTACGTGTCCGACCCGCAGGCCGTCGTGCGCGCCTTGCAGCGGCCGATGCCCGAGCGGCCCTACCGGCAGACGCGGCTCGGCACGCGCTTCCACAGCTGGGTGGAGGAGATGTTCCGCCGCGACGGCGCCGACGCGCTGGTCGACCTGCCCACCCTCGGTGCCGACCACGTCGACGGCCTCCCCGGCTACGACCTCTTCGACGACCTGAACGACCTCGACGAGCTGGACGACCTCCCCACCCTCGGCGACCTCGACGAGCTCGACGCCCTCGTCGACCTGGACGAGCTCGACGACCTCGGCGGTCCGGGTGATCTGGACGACCTGGCCGGGGCAGCGACGGCTGAGGGGTCTCACGACGAGGCTGGGCGCGGCGTGGGTGGTTCGAACCGCGAGCCGTCCGCAGCGTCGGCCGAGGATGCGCGCTTCGCCGAGCTGATCGAGACGTTCCAGCGGTCGCCGTTCGCGGCAAGACGGCCCGAGGAGGTCGAGGTCGAGATCCACCTGGTGCTCGGCGGGCGCATCGTGGTGTGCAAGATCGACGCGATCTTCGCCGAGGGCGGGCGCTTCGAGGTCGTCGACTGGAAGACCGGCCGCGCGCCGGTCGACGCCGCCGACCTCGAGCTGAAGCAGCTGCAGCTCGCGCTGTACCGCCTCGCCTACGCACGCTGGAAGGGTATCGACGTCGACCTCGTCGACGCGTCGTTCTACTTCGTGGCCGACGACACGGTCATCCGCCCGGAGCGGCTCTACTCCGAGACCGAGCTCGAGGCGCTGCTTCGGGACGCCGCGCTCTGA